One Chitinophagaceae bacterium C216 genomic window carries:
- the yrdA gene encoding Protein YrdA, which translates to MPVILPVEGKAPVWGKDCFIAPNATIVGDVIMGEQCSVWFNAVVRGDVNFIKIGNKVNIQDGACIHCTYQKAGTTIGNNVSIGHNAIVHGCTVHDNVLIGMGAIIMDNAVVHSNTIIAAGAVVLENTICEPGSIYAGVPAKKIKDISEELINGEINRIANNYIKYAGWFKESDNQ; encoded by the coding sequence ATGCCAGTAATACTACCTGTGGAAGGAAAAGCACCCGTTTGGGGAAAAGATTGTTTTATTGCGCCTAATGCAACAATAGTGGGTGATGTAATCATGGGCGAGCAGTGTAGCGTTTGGTTTAATGCGGTAGTACGTGGTGATGTAAACTTTATTAAAATCGGAAACAAAGTAAATATTCAGGACGGCGCCTGTATTCACTGTACTTATCAAAAAGCCGGTACTACTATAGGCAATAATGTTTCCATAGGCCACAATGCTATCGTACATGGTTGTACCGTACATGATAATGTATTGATAGGAATGGGCGCTATTATTATGGACAACGCCGTTGTACATAGTAACACAATTATTGCTGCGGGAGCCGTAGTACTCGAGAATACTATTTGCGAACCCGGGAGTATTTATGCAGGCGTTCCTGCCAAAAAAATAAAAGATATTTCAGAAGAATTGATTAACGGCGAAATCAATCGTATTGCCAATAATTATATCAAATACGCTGGATGGTTTAAAGAGAGCGACAATCAGTAA
- the rapZ gene encoding RNase adapter protein RapZ, producing the protein MQERVNHIKDLYSKTYHKEPRNIDILPQAGSERRYFRIWSDANDSVIGTYGANIPENETFFYFSEHFQKKHLPVANIYAVSEDRQYYLQEDFGDVSLISRLESEGYTPEVYNLFKRSLEELARLQVTGDQGLDYNKCLTNKEFGKQAIMADLLYFKYYFLDALRKPYDKQKLIDDFEALSNYLTHTDHKFFMFRDFQSRNIQVMPDNSVHFIDYQGGMKGAPQYDVASLLWQARAALPEDWKHNLLQDYMNALEPLLNKPLNKLTFVSQYYGYVLIRLLQVLGAYGFRGLFERKAHFLTSIPLALKNLKAFLQTYPMSIALLEFEKVLQICVDDEIIQQFTPVQATHETPLVVKVCSFSYKKGLPVKDEENGGGFVFDCRGILNPGRIESMKKLTGRDKEVIQFLEQQTKMPEFLHSVFDVVDITVEDFIKRGFTSLHVSFGCTGGQHRSVYAADALVRHLRNKFKVKVQLNHYVQEEKNWINE; encoded by the coding sequence ATGCAGGAAAGAGTAAACCACATTAAAGATTTATATAGCAAAACTTACCATAAAGAACCCCGAAACATTGATATATTGCCTCAGGCGGGTAGCGAGCGCCGTTATTTCCGAATTTGGAGTGATGCAAATGATTCCGTTATCGGTACCTACGGAGCTAATATCCCGGAGAATGAGACATTTTTTTATTTCTCCGAGCACTTTCAGAAAAAGCATCTACCCGTAGCCAATATTTATGCGGTAAGTGAAGACAGACAATACTATTTGCAAGAGGATTTCGGAGATGTTTCTTTAATCAGTCGTCTCGAATCTGAAGGATATACACCAGAAGTATATAATTTGTTCAAACGCAGCCTAGAGGAACTCGCACGGTTACAGGTGACGGGAGATCAGGGACTGGATTATAATAAATGCCTTACTAATAAGGAATTTGGCAAACAGGCTATTATGGCCGATTTGCTATATTTTAAATATTATTTTCTGGATGCATTGCGCAAGCCTTATGATAAACAGAAGTTGATCGACGATTTTGAAGCGCTGAGTAATTATCTCACACATACCGATCATAAATTTTTTATGTTTCGGGATTTTCAAAGTCGCAATATTCAGGTGATGCCTGATAATTCTGTGCATTTCATAGATTATCAAGGAGGCATGAAAGGTGCACCTCAGTACGATGTAGCATCTTTGCTGTGGCAGGCACGTGCCGCATTACCCGAAGATTGGAAGCATAATCTGCTGCAGGACTATATGAATGCGCTTGAGCCCTTATTAAACAAGCCTTTGAATAAGCTTACCTTCGTAAGTCAGTACTATGGTTATGTATTAATAAGATTGCTGCAGGTATTAGGGGCTTATGGTTTCAGAGGACTTTTTGAAAGAAAAGCCCATTTCCTTACCAGCATTCCTCTGGCATTAAAGAATTTAAAAGCTTTTTTGCAAACCTATCCTATGAGTATTGCATTGCTGGAGTTTGAAAAAGTATTGCAGATATGTGTGGATGATGAGATTATCCAGCAGTTTACTCCGGTACAAGCTACACACGAAACACCCTTGGTGGTGAAGGTTTGCAGCTTTTCTTATAAAAAAGGATTACCTGTAAAAGATGAAGAAAATGGCGGAGGATTTGTATTTGACTGCCGCGGTATATTAAACCCCGGTCGCATTGAAAGCATGAAAAAACTCACAGGTCGTGATAAAGAAGTGATACAGTTTTTGGAGCAGCAGACCAAAATGCCGGAGTTCTTACATAGTGTGTTTGATGTAGTGGATATTACTGTAGAGGATTTTATAAAACGTGGATTTACTAGTCTACATGTAAGTTTTGGATGTACTGGTGGACAACACCGCAGTGTATATGCCGCCGATGCGCTAGTACGTCATCTTCGCAACAAGTTTAAAGTAAAAGTACAATTGAATCATTACGTACAGGAAGAGAAAAACTGGATTAACGAATAA
- the murU gene encoding N-acetylmuramate alpha-1-phosphate uridylyltransferase, with translation MTNISSTFGVSQAMIFCAGLGTRFKPWTDQHPKALAIINGKSLLQRNVEYLLQYGIKDIIVNVHHFADQIEAAVKQYNGWGANIVISDERSEVLETGGGLLHAKHLFRRGERFITCNADILTDLKMDQLLTFHEQQAPLISFAISDRKTSRNLLFDENNILCGWRNNSTGEERIAVSGKQLFPKAYDCVAVFEYGVFDHIRFTGKFSLIDLYLDLAPHHKIMGFEHHDDRWIDVGKPESVPIAESMFNE, from the coding sequence ATGACAAATATTTCTTCAACTTTTGGAGTATCTCAGGCAATGATATTTTGTGCAGGGCTGGGCACTCGCTTTAAACCCTGGACGGATCAACATCCGAAAGCCCTTGCTATTATTAATGGTAAATCCTTGTTGCAACGTAATGTGGAGTATTTGCTGCAATATGGTATTAAGGATATTATTGTTAATGTACATCATTTTGCCGATCAGATAGAGGCTGCGGTAAAACAATACAACGGTTGGGGGGCTAATATTGTGATTAGTGATGAGCGGTCCGAAGTACTCGAAACTGGAGGCGGATTACTTCATGCTAAGCATTTATTTCGACGGGGAGAGAGGTTTATAACCTGCAACGCCGATATTTTGACGGACTTGAAAATGGATCAATTGCTGACATTTCATGAGCAGCAGGCCCCATTGATATCTTTTGCGATAAGCGATAGAAAGACATCGCGAAACCTGTTGTTCGACGAGAATAATATTTTATGCGGATGGCGTAATAATAGTACCGGAGAAGAAAGAATTGCGGTTTCGGGTAAACAATTATTCCCTAAAGCCTATGACTGTGTGGCCGTTTTTGAATACGGGGTGTTTGATCATATTCGTTTTACAGGAAAATTTTCGTTGATTGATTTATACTTGGATTTAGCACCCCATCATAAAATTATGGGCTTTGAGCATCATGATGATCGTTGGATTGATGTGGGAAAGCCGGAGAGTGTGCCTATTGCGGAAAGTATGTTTAACGAATGA